The sequence below is a genomic window from Kitasatospora kifunensis.
CCAGGACGCTGGGGATGGGTGATCATGGGAATCTGACCGAGCACAGCTACGAGGAGGCACGGGTGGCCGAGACTCTGAAAAAGGGCAGCCGGGTGACAGGTGCCGCGCGTGAGAAGCTCGCGGCCGAGCTGAAGAAAAAGTACGACTCCGGGGCGAGCATTCGCGCGCTGGCGGAGGAGACCGGCCGCTCGTACGGCTTCGTGCACCGGATGCTGAGCGAGTCCGGAGTCAATCTCCGGGGTCGTGGTGGCGCCACGCGTGGAAAGGCC
It includes:
- a CDS encoding helix-turn-helix domain-containing protein, which codes for MAETLKKGSRVTGAAREKLAAELKKKYDSGASIRALAEETGRSYGFVHRMLSESGVNLRGRGGATRGKAKAAAAAGS